From the genome of Chania multitudinisentens RB-25, one region includes:
- a CDS encoding TolC family protein, producing MALSNKKRVICTVMGLWMLTGCATDQLDLAPASPSSPWAPNASPTMNSGGNFSVPANPLVAELSPPPAMDIEHVYQLPELIDIAQMQNQDTRIAWQQARQAALAVGMVESTFLPMISASVIGGYQSTRTPLPYKVGAQQDLDTSSSAVVPALALQWLIFDFGQRSALQEAAKYTSYAANVTFNGMHQKLIYDVTRTYFQYGAAVARSKVAQGTLHNSQMILQAAQARRNKGIATAVEVAQAQQQVAQAELNRVVSQGAERDSWQALLGAMGISPLSRFKVALTEDKPLPEMTSPPTQAMIKLALSQRPDVLASYADVQAAASGIKAVEADFLPKVYLAGVVAGGNGRFDVQGLPPIGPQTSSSSILLGVSVPLYDGGLRAARVKEAESRAAATNEGFKKTQELAVREIVVAADTLHSALESNKAALNLVKTAFITYDAALESYRNGVGTITVANEAANGLLTAQQMSTDAHAAALIAASNLAFVMGKMTQAD from the coding sequence ATGGCTTTAAGTAATAAAAAACGTGTTATTTGCACCGTTATGGGACTGTGGATGCTGACAGGCTGTGCCACGGACCAACTGGATCTGGCCCCCGCATCCCCCTCTTCGCCTTGGGCTCCCAACGCCTCTCCCACGATGAACAGCGGTGGCAATTTTTCCGTTCCGGCTAATCCTCTTGTGGCAGAACTTTCGCCACCGCCAGCGATGGATATCGAACATGTTTATCAGTTACCAGAACTGATTGATATTGCCCAGATGCAAAATCAGGATACCCGTATCGCCTGGCAGCAAGCGCGCCAGGCCGCATTGGCGGTGGGCATGGTTGAGTCAACATTTTTGCCGATGATTTCAGCAAGCGTGATTGGCGGTTATCAAAGTACACGCACGCCGTTACCATACAAAGTGGGGGCTCAGCAGGATCTGGATACGTCTAGCAGCGCCGTGGTGCCTGCGCTGGCGCTGCAATGGTTAATCTTCGATTTTGGGCAACGCAGCGCGTTACAGGAGGCGGCCAAATACACATCTTATGCGGCCAATGTCACCTTTAACGGCATGCATCAAAAGCTTATCTATGATGTGACGCGCACTTATTTTCAATACGGTGCGGCGGTGGCGCGCAGCAAAGTCGCGCAGGGCACATTACACAACAGCCAGATGATTTTGCAGGCTGCCCAGGCACGGAGAAATAAAGGTATCGCTACGGCGGTCGAAGTGGCGCAGGCGCAACAGCAGGTCGCGCAGGCGGAATTGAATCGCGTTGTGTCACAGGGAGCCGAGCGTGATAGCTGGCAGGCATTACTGGGTGCGATGGGCATCTCGCCTTTATCACGGTTCAAAGTGGCTCTGACAGAGGATAAACCGCTGCCTGAAATGACCAGCCCACCTACGCAAGCGATGATTAAACTGGCCCTTTCCCAGCGGCCAGACGTATTGGCAAGCTATGCCGATGTACAAGCCGCAGCATCAGGTATCAAGGCCGTTGAGGCGGATTTTCTGCCAAAAGTTTACCTCGCGGGAGTGGTTGCCGGGGGCAATGGGCGCTTCGATGTACAAGGGCTACCGCCAATTGGCCCGCAGACCTCTTCTTCGAGCATTCTGCTGGGCGTCAGCGTGCCTCTTTACGACGGAGGACTGCGAGCGGCTCGGGTTAAAGAGGCCGAATCTCGCGCTGCCGCAACGAATGAAGGTTTTAAAAAGACACAGGAGCTGGCGGTTCGTGAAATTGTCGTCGCTGCTGATACGTTGCATTCTGCGCTTGAGTCAAATAAAGCAGCGTTGAACCTGGTGAAAACGGCGTTCATTACCTATGACGCTGCACTCGAATCATATCGCAACGGCGTAGGAACCATCACGGTTGCCAATGAGGCCGCCAATGGCCTGCTTACTGCCCAGCAAATGAGTACGGACGCCCACGCTGCGGCATTAATTGCTGCATCGAATCT
- a CDS encoding FUSC family protein translates to MTTTVNWARGAVLRQVKADLAWFPGRFAMSWRVGALCALMAMIAMLYGIPESAISCYLILFVMKPDAVESMVMAIAVSILISIVVGVLLLILPYALASAPLRMAVLVISSFAFLWLGSASKLGPVGSIIALVIAFVMSLLGNVPNGELATRAVLYAWLMAVSPMMLLVVFNLFLGRAPWKLLRASLSARLAIAAGALRQPDPTSLEKIKALLLEGQNEHQQRALLIRIFHLRPAAEAAWLESAVKSSYRLLLAISALSASTSASTRLELADWCSAAALAISEGRAVETPTFAQPHDAGEMKDAVLALAQPDNTVDTNAPKASFFVEDAFTSPVHQYFALKTTAASIICYLVYTALDWQDIHTAMITCYVAALGTTGETVHKLALRIVGCLIGALIGVLSIIFIIPWMTDIGQLMALIFGALLLAAWVSSGNERIAYAGIQIGLAFLLTVLNGFGPSTDLAVALDRVLGILLGNLVVYLIFTQLWPAAIVDSVRHRIRNALTSLLNLAALPAGARPAAIRAATRVEEEIAGAREALKLLPFEPPSLRPAHDEYIRLKDILNEIETVCPPLFLPVKKSPGDVERLRRLCAKDNAANTADVTRCFTATASPVDLRIQQSIKRLEELLK, encoded by the coding sequence ATGACGACGACTGTTAACTGGGCGCGGGGCGCAGTGCTCCGCCAGGTGAAAGCCGATCTGGCCTGGTTCCCCGGGCGATTTGCCATGTCCTGGCGCGTGGGGGCGTTATGTGCATTAATGGCGATGATCGCCATGCTTTACGGCATTCCCGAATCTGCCATTAGCTGTTACCTCATCTTATTCGTTATGAAGCCGGATGCCGTAGAAAGTATGGTGATGGCCATTGCGGTATCGATATTAATCTCGATTGTGGTAGGCGTACTTTTACTGATACTTCCCTACGCTTTGGCGTCTGCGCCGTTGCGCATGGCGGTATTGGTTATCAGCTCCTTCGCGTTTCTCTGGTTGGGTTCAGCCAGCAAGTTAGGGCCAGTGGGCAGCATTATTGCGTTGGTCATCGCTTTTGTTATGTCCTTACTTGGCAATGTGCCGAACGGGGAATTAGCAACAAGGGCCGTGCTTTACGCCTGGCTAATGGCCGTTTCACCCATGATGCTGTTAGTGGTGTTCAATTTGTTTCTGGGCAGGGCGCCATGGAAATTGCTGCGTGCCAGTTTGTCCGCACGTTTAGCGATCGCCGCAGGCGCATTACGGCAACCCGATCCCACCAGTCTGGAAAAGATCAAAGCCTTGCTGCTGGAAGGGCAAAATGAACATCAGCAACGCGCGCTTCTGATTCGTATTTTTCATCTGCGCCCTGCGGCTGAGGCTGCCTGGCTTGAGTCCGCAGTGAAAAGCAGCTACCGGCTGCTATTGGCCATCTCTGCCCTATCCGCATCAACGTCAGCGTCAACACGCCTTGAGTTGGCAGACTGGTGCAGTGCGGCGGCACTGGCTATCTCCGAAGGCCGCGCAGTGGAAACCCCAACCTTTGCCCAGCCGCATGACGCAGGCGAAATGAAAGATGCTGTGCTGGCGCTTGCCCAGCCGGATAACACCGTTGACACCAATGCGCCGAAGGCATCATTTTTTGTTGAAGACGCGTTTACCAGCCCTGTTCACCAATATTTTGCGCTAAAGACCACGGCTGCCAGCATTATCTGCTATCTCGTCTATACGGCATTGGACTGGCAGGACATTCACACCGCGATGATTACTTGCTATGTGGCAGCCTTGGGAACGACCGGAGAGACGGTGCACAAGTTGGCGTTGCGGATCGTCGGGTGCCTGATTGGCGCGCTGATAGGCGTGTTGTCGATTATTTTTATTATTCCCTGGATGACGGATATCGGTCAGCTAATGGCGTTGATCTTTGGGGCGTTACTGTTGGCGGCGTGGGTATCCAGCGGCAATGAACGCATTGCCTATGCGGGGATCCAGATCGGGCTGGCTTTTCTGCTTACCGTCTTAAATGGGTTTGGGCCGAGCACGGATTTGGCGGTAGCGCTTGATAGAGTGTTAGGGATACTGTTAGGCAATCTGGTGGTGTATTTGATATTTACTCAACTCTGGCCGGCTGCCATTGTCGATTCGGTGCGCCACCGCATCCGTAATGCGCTCACCAGTTTGCTTAATCTGGCGGCGCTTCCAGCGGGCGCACGCCCGGCGGCAATCAGAGCGGCCACCCGCGTTGAAGAGGAGATTGCAGGCGCTCGTGAGGCATTGAAATTACTTCCTTTTGAACCACCTTCGCTACGTCCAGCGCATGATGAATATATTCGTCTGAAAGATATTCTTAACGAAATAGAAACAGTGTGCCCACCGCTCTTTTTACCCGTTAAAAAATCGCCAGGCGATGTTGAACGGCTTCGCCGCCTCTGCGCGAAGGATAATGCGGCCAACACCGCTGACGTCACGCGCTGCTTCACTGCAACGGCATCACCCGTTGATCTGAGAATTCAACAAAGTATCAAGCGACTTGAGGAACTTCTGAAATGA
- the mdtN gene encoding multidrug transporter subunit MdtN, translated as MNPLTKSGHKRQLALIIGGLIVIAAAVLGWYTLRQDALNPMSEDAVIGASVVNVSSSVPGRIIAINVKENGRIRKGEVLFSLDPYLYQLRVDQAQAEVKMAQAAWDTQHRTVVAEQSNAAVTDEQINRARANLKLATQTLARLQPLLAKGYVTAQQVDDAATAKHDAQISLNQALKQSVAAEALVSSTAASEALLAARRAALAIAERELENTQVRAPYDGLVVGLNVSVGEFVLPDQAVFTLINSEQWHASALFRETELSNIKIGDCATVYVMADRQRALKGRVEGIGWGISSEDQFNIPRNLPYVPKSLNWVRVAQRFPVRINLDNPPAELMRIGASAVAVVQHDDDC; from the coding sequence ATGAACCCGTTAACCAAGAGCGGACACAAACGCCAATTGGCGCTCATTATTGGGGGGCTGATCGTCATCGCTGCGGCGGTACTCGGCTGGTATACACTGCGTCAGGATGCCTTGAATCCCATGTCTGAGGATGCCGTGATTGGAGCCAGCGTCGTGAACGTGAGCAGTTCCGTGCCGGGGCGGATTATCGCCATTAATGTTAAGGAAAACGGCCGCATTCGTAAGGGCGAGGTATTGTTTTCCCTCGATCCTTATCTGTACCAACTGCGGGTCGATCAGGCTCAGGCCGAGGTGAAGATGGCACAGGCTGCCTGGGATACTCAGCACCGGACCGTTGTGGCAGAGCAATCCAATGCGGCGGTAACCGACGAGCAAATCAACCGGGCGCGTGCCAACCTTAAGCTGGCTACCCAAACGCTGGCGCGGCTGCAACCTTTGCTGGCAAAAGGATATGTCACGGCCCAGCAGGTCGATGATGCCGCCACCGCTAAACACGATGCGCAGATCAGCCTGAATCAGGCGCTTAAACAGTCTGTTGCCGCAGAAGCCTTAGTCAGCAGCACGGCAGCGTCTGAAGCGTTGCTGGCTGCCCGCCGTGCCGCGCTCGCCATCGCGGAGCGAGAGCTGGAAAATACCCAAGTACGAGCACCCTATGATGGGTTGGTGGTTGGCCTCAATGTATCCGTAGGTGAATTTGTGTTGCCGGATCAGGCGGTGTTTACGCTGATTAACAGTGAGCAGTGGCATGCGTCGGCACTCTTTCGTGAAACTGAACTGAGCAACATTAAGATTGGTGATTGCGCCACGGTGTATGTGATGGCCGATCGGCAACGCGCGCTTAAAGGAAGAGTTGAGGGCATTGGTTGGGGGATCAGTTCTGAGGACCAGTTTAACATCCCGCGTAATCTGCCTTATGTGCCGAAGTCACTGAACTGGGTGCGGGTGGCGCAGCGTTTCCCGGTGCGGATCAACCTCGATAATCCCCCAGCCGAGCTGATGCGTATCGGAGCCAGTGCCGTGGCCGTGGTACAACATGACGACGACTGTTAA
- a CDS encoding YtcA family lipoprotein, which yields MNEMSKATFFRWWRGAFFRCQGRSEQAQRRRSLMLLLVAFLSLSGCVNAKAPAFSLLGSYFPSWIACAVIGIVVAIIARVLFIRVGIDEVLPWRLFVYVCLALAMACLSSLLIFAR from the coding sequence GTGAATGAGATGAGCAAGGCGACTTTCTTTCGCTGGTGGCGGGGGGCTTTTTTCAGGTGCCAAGGGCGCAGCGAGCAGGCCCAGCGGCGCAGATCGTTAATGTTATTACTGGTTGCTTTCTTGAGCCTGAGTGGTTGTGTTAATGCCAAGGCACCGGCATTTTCCTTATTGGGTTCCTATTTTCCTTCGTGGATCGCCTGTGCCGTGATTGGCATCGTCGTGGCGATCATCGCGCGCGTACTTTTTATTCGTGTGGGAATTGATGAGGTGCTTCCATGGCGGTTATTTGTCTATGTATGCCTGGCGCTTGCCATGGCTTGTCTGTCATCCCTATTGATATTTGCGCGCTAA
- a CDS encoding metal-dependent hydrolase family protein — MRPLPSIQPAHEHSEACLCHSPAFVRINTVLTQQAAKAPPITAATVSAAIPGQQAQHGKGTAAAAQLKAFINVRIFDGVSDHLRDGLQVIVEGNKIKSVEPAETPLPAEVEIIDGAGGVLMPGLIDAHWHAIMARPSMMTAMTADFNYIQALAIAEAQATVLRGFTTVRDMGGPVFGLKRAIDEQITIGPRIYPSGAFISQTGGHGDFRMLNEVPRAPADHLSYIERVGITAIADGADQVLLRAREQLMRGASQVKFMAGGGVASLYDGIDVTEGSVPEIAAAVMAAENWGTYVTVHAYTARAVTMAIKGGVKCIEHGQLVDEETVQLMAKQQLWWCLQPFLDDEDAVPMVNPASRAKQLVMSAGTDTAYKLAKKYEIKTAWGTDTLFDARLATRQGAQLAKLVRWYTPLEILKMATSVNAQLCALSGPRNPYPNKLGVVEAGALADMIVVDGDPLADIQLIAQPEQAFRVIMKDGHIYKNTL; from the coding sequence ATGCGGCCATTACCTTCGATTCAGCCTGCCCATGAACATTCTGAAGCCTGTCTCTGCCACAGCCCCGCATTTGTCCGCATCAATACGGTGCTGACCCAGCAAGCGGCTAAAGCGCCGCCGATTACAGCAGCAACGGTCTCTGCGGCAATACCTGGGCAGCAAGCGCAGCATGGCAAGGGAACCGCCGCCGCCGCGCAGTTGAAAGCATTTATTAACGTCCGCATTTTCGATGGTGTTTCTGACCATTTGCGGGATGGCCTGCAAGTGATTGTTGAAGGCAATAAGATCAAGTCCGTAGAGCCTGCGGAGACGCCTTTGCCCGCGGAGGTTGAAATCATTGACGGTGCAGGAGGCGTCCTGATGCCAGGGCTGATTGACGCCCACTGGCATGCCATTATGGCTCGCCCATCAATGATGACAGCGATGACAGCTGACTTTAATTATATCCAGGCACTGGCTATCGCGGAGGCGCAGGCGACAGTGCTGCGCGGATTTACGACGGTGCGTGATATGGGGGGACCGGTTTTTGGCCTGAAACGCGCGATTGACGAGCAAATTACGATCGGGCCGCGAATTTATCCGTCCGGGGCCTTCATTTCCCAAACGGGTGGGCACGGTGATTTCCGTATGCTTAACGAAGTACCGCGTGCACCGGCAGATCACCTTAGCTATATCGAGCGAGTAGGAATTACGGCGATTGCGGATGGGGCCGATCAGGTTCTGTTACGCGCCAGAGAACAACTGATGCGCGGTGCCTCGCAGGTTAAGTTTATGGCGGGCGGTGGCGTGGCCTCGTTGTATGACGGCATTGACGTTACCGAAGGCTCAGTGCCAGAAATTGCGGCAGCAGTCATGGCCGCAGAAAACTGGGGGACCTACGTCACGGTCCACGCTTATACGGCGCGCGCCGTCACTATGGCGATTAAAGGCGGCGTGAAATGTATTGAGCATGGTCAGTTGGTCGATGAAGAAACGGTGCAATTGATGGCGAAGCAGCAGCTATGGTGGTGTCTACAGCCTTTCCTTGATGATGAGGATGCGGTGCCGATGGTAAACCCGGCTTCACGTGCCAAGCAACTTGTGATGTCTGCGGGCACCGATACGGCTTATAAACTCGCGAAAAAATATGAGATTAAAACCGCCTGGGGCACTGATACCCTGTTTGATGCCCGGCTCGCTACCCGCCAGGGCGCTCAGTTAGCCAAGCTTGTGCGTTGGTATACGCCTCTGGAAATCTTGAAAATGGCCACCAGCGTTAACGCGCAGCTCTGTGCTTTGTCTGGCCCGCGTAATCCCTATCCCAATAAGTTGGGGGTGGTGGAAGCCGGTGCACTGGCGGATATGATTGTGGTTGACGGCGATCCGCTGGCGGACATTCAACTGATTGCCCAGCCTGAGCAAGCGTTCCGCGTCATCATGAAAGACGGTCATATTTATAAAAATACGCTGTGA
- a CDS encoding SDR family oxidoreductase, giving the protein MKDVNVVIGAGSIGQAIARRVSAGKRVLFADLNQQNVDAAAKVFSDAGFEVYTTVVNVSSRESVQALVEKAQSLGNVMGVIHAAGVSPSQASPETILAVDLYGTAVVLEEFGNIIAKGGTGIVIASQSGHRLPSLSVEQNAALATTPTEVLLKLPMLQPDLVTDPLYAYQISKRGNALRVMAEAVKWGKRGARVNTISPGIIFTPLANDELSGPRGAGYRTMLEKSPVGRGGTPDEVGALAALLMGPEGTFITGSDFLMDGGVTASYWYGDLAPTKNP; this is encoded by the coding sequence ATGAAAGATGTTAACGTGGTTATTGGAGCGGGCTCCATCGGCCAGGCGATTGCTCGCCGAGTCAGTGCAGGTAAACGCGTACTGTTTGCGGATCTGAATCAGCAAAATGTTGATGCTGCCGCCAAGGTTTTCAGTGATGCCGGTTTTGAGGTCTATACCACCGTCGTTAATGTGTCGAGCCGTGAGTCCGTTCAGGCTTTGGTGGAAAAGGCCCAATCGCTAGGTAATGTCATGGGGGTAATCCATGCCGCGGGCGTGTCACCGTCTCAAGCCTCACCTGAGACCATCCTGGCCGTTGACCTCTACGGTACCGCCGTCGTGCTGGAGGAATTCGGCAATATCATAGCCAAAGGGGGAACGGGGATCGTGATCGCTTCTCAATCAGGCCATCGCTTACCGTCACTTTCCGTAGAACAGAATGCTGCATTGGCGACAACCCCCACCGAAGTGCTATTAAAACTGCCAATGTTGCAACCTGATCTCGTTACAGATCCGCTCTATGCCTATCAAATTTCAAAACGCGGCAACGCATTACGGGTGATGGCAGAAGCGGTGAAATGGGGGAAACGGGGGGCTCGTGTGAATACGATAAGCCCTGGCATCATTTTTACTCCGCTCGCCAATGATGAGCTCAGTGGTCCCCGTGGGGCTGGGTATCGCACCATGCTTGAGAAATCACCAGTGGGCCGGGGAGGTACTCCCGATGAAGTCGGGGCGCTGGCCGCATTGCTGATGGGGCCGGAGGGCACCTTTATAACCGGTAGTGACTTCTTGATGGATGGCGGTGTCACTGCGTCATATTGGTATGGGGATTTAGCACCGACGAAAAATCCATAA
- a CDS encoding formylglycine-generating enzyme family protein, with the protein MNKNRLGYRDNIFPQSLLPLLIIWLPLSLAIAEENVPTARNQAERESQRAANTWTNSLGMRFVTIPQGTFLMGSTEADADSREKPAHSVTLSKAFYIGQFEVTQKDWEEVMGEAPYSRDRSNPFYQLPGMAKRITRPNHPATVSWQDAQAFISKLNQREGTNRYRLPTEAEWEYVARAGTTGRYFFGDDPARLADYAWYGENFATGGTHPVGKKQPNPWGVNDIYGNTWEWVNDYYSTDYYAQSPPVDPQGPSQGSQRVVRGGSWHSTADGWHSAWRKPYPEDYRGISIGFRLVREKE; encoded by the coding sequence ATGAACAAAAACAGACTTGGCTACCGCGATAATATTTTTCCTCAATCACTTTTGCCATTATTGATCATTTGGTTGCCTTTGAGCCTGGCAATAGCAGAGGAAAACGTGCCCACAGCAAGAAACCAGGCTGAGCGAGAAAGCCAACGCGCGGCCAATACCTGGACTAACTCGTTAGGCATGAGATTTGTAACAATACCTCAAGGCACATTTCTGATGGGATCAACAGAAGCCGACGCTGACAGCAGGGAAAAGCCAGCGCATTCCGTTACTCTCAGCAAAGCTTTTTATATCGGCCAATTTGAAGTTACCCAAAAGGACTGGGAAGAAGTTATGGGAGAGGCTCCCTACTCCCGCGATCGCTCCAACCCGTTCTACCAATTGCCAGGTATGGCCAAACGAATTACCAGACCCAACCATCCTGCCACAGTGTCATGGCAGGATGCTCAGGCATTCATCTCTAAACTGAACCAAAGGGAAGGAACGAATCGCTATCGGTTACCTACGGAGGCCGAATGGGAATATGTCGCACGAGCAGGAACCACGGGGCGATATTTTTTTGGCGACGATCCGGCACGGCTTGCCGATTATGCCTGGTATGGCGAAAACTTTGCTACCGGTGGTACTCATCCAGTCGGTAAAAAACAGCCTAACCCTTGGGGGGTTAATGATATTTATGGAAACACCTGGGAGTGGGTAAATGACTATTACAGCACCGATTATTACGCCCAAAGCCCGCCAGTGGATCCTCAAGGCCCCTCGCAAGGCTCACAAAGAGTTGTGCGAGGAGGAAGCTGGCACAGTACTGCTGATGGATGGCACAGCGCGTGGAGAAAACCTTACCCTGAAGATTATCGGGGAATAAGTATTGGTTTCAGACTGGTAAGAGAAAAAGAGTAA
- a CDS encoding PTS fructose transporter subunit IIC, whose product MSIKEIWKAANPKGHLLTAISFLIPIVCGAGFIIAIGMGLGGTVQDTLVLGQFDLWQALATMGAKALGLLPVVIAIGISGSIAGKPGIAPGFVVGLAANAISAGFIGGMIGGYISGYIALAIIKNVKVPSWARGLMPTLIVPFFASLISCLIMVYIIGAPIGIFTDALTSFLRSMGTSSNLLLGAVIGALCIVDFGGPINKTCFAFVLTLQAQGVNEPITALQLVNTATPIGFGLAYFIGKLLRKNIYNNEEVETLKSAVPMGIVNIVEGAIPIVMNDIVRGITAAAIGGACGGAITMVYGADATVPFGGVLMIPTMSQPMAGVMALLVNILVTGVVYAVIKKDVPRDVIINNDSEEEDIDLDDIKIS is encoded by the coding sequence ATGAGTATAAAAGAAATATGGAAAGCCGCAAATCCTAAAGGCCATCTGCTAACCGCTATCTCGTTCCTAATTCCAATTGTCTGTGGTGCCGGATTTATTATTGCTATCGGTATGGGGCTTGGAGGTACGGTTCAAGATACTCTAGTTCTGGGGCAATTTGATTTGTGGCAGGCCTTAGCCACTATGGGGGCTAAGGCACTCGGACTATTACCCGTTGTTATTGCAATCGGAATCTCTGGTTCGATCGCTGGCAAGCCCGGCATTGCGCCCGGTTTTGTCGTAGGCTTGGCAGCTAATGCTATTAGTGCGGGCTTTATCGGTGGCATGATCGGTGGTTATATTTCTGGGTATATTGCTCTTGCTATCATTAAAAATGTGAAGGTTCCGAGTTGGGCACGTGGTTTAATGCCTACATTGATTGTTCCTTTTTTTGCATCCCTTATCAGTTGTCTGATCATGGTCTATATCATCGGTGCTCCTATTGGTATTTTTACCGATGCACTAACATCCTTCCTTAGAAGCATGGGCACTTCATCTAATTTGCTTTTAGGTGCTGTTATTGGAGCTTTGTGTATTGTTGATTTTGGCGGGCCGATAAACAAAACTTGCTTCGCATTCGTCTTGACACTTCAAGCACAGGGTGTCAACGAGCCAATTACTGCACTTCAGTTAGTTAACACTGCAACACCTATCGGTTTTGGGCTTGCTTATTTTATTGGCAAACTGCTACGTAAAAATATTTATAATAACGAAGAGGTCGAAACGTTAAAATCGGCAGTTCCTATGGGGATAGTGAATATTGTTGAGGGAGCTATACCTATCGTTATGAATGATATCGTTCGTGGTATTACTGCTGCTGCAATTGGTGGGGCTTGTGGTGGTGCGATCACCATGGTATATGGTGCTGACGCAACGGTACCTTTCGGTGGGGTTTTGATGATTCCAACAATGTCACAACCAATGGCGGGTGTCATGGCATTGCTAGTCAATATATTAGTAACGGGTGTTGTCTACGCCGTTATCAAAAAAGACGTTCCACGTGATGTTATTATAAATAATGACTCTGAAGAGGAGGATATCGATTTGGATGATATTAAAATAAGCTGA
- a CDS encoding PTS fructose transporter subunit IIB, whose translation MNIVGVTACTVGIAHTYIAQKKIEIAAKKAGHNVKIETQGTIGIENQLTDDEIAQADIVLLAADVKVSGEERFAGKKIVKVSTETAVKSPNKLIEKLSELVNS comes from the coding sequence ATGAACATTGTAGGGGTTACAGCCTGTACTGTAGGTATTGCACATACCTATATTGCACAAAAGAAAATTGAAATAGCAGCAAAAAAAGCTGGGCATAATGTCAAGATTGAAACTCAGGGGACTATTGGTATTGAAAACCAATTAACAGACGATGAGATTGCACAAGCAGATATCGTCCTGTTGGCGGCTGATGTTAAAGTTTCTGGAGAAGAAAGGTTCGCGGGAAAGAAAATAGTTAAAGTATCAACAGAAACGGCTGTTAAATCTCCAAATAAACTTATTGAAAAGCTCAGTGAATTAGTAAATTCATAA
- a CDS encoding PTS sugar transporter subunit IIA yields the protein MDISTVLNVKNIKLSMVARSKKEAIEELTDLLVQDGSVINKDDFIRDVWLREEQGSTGFENHIAIPHGKSSGVAHTALAIGRTQHEIPWETMDGSDVRCIILFAVCLVDQNTTHIRLLSQVSGSLADEEIIDKLLKETDPQKIIELFNSESEAY from the coding sequence ATGGATATTTCGACAGTACTTAATGTAAAAAACATCAAATTAAGCATGGTGGCCAGAAGTAAAAAAGAAGCAATTGAAGAGTTAACTGACTTATTAGTGCAGGATGGCTCTGTTATTAATAAAGATGACTTTATTAGGGATGTCTGGCTACGCGAGGAACAAGGATCAACTGGATTCGAAAATCATATTGCGATCCCGCATGGAAAATCCTCGGGAGTAGCCCATACAGCGTTGGCCATTGGACGTACCCAACATGAGATCCCTTGGGAAACCATGGATGGTAGCGATGTTCGCTGTATTATTTTATTTGCCGTATGCTTGGTTGATCAAAATACGACTCACATTCGTTTGTTATCACAAGTTTCAGGCTCATTAGCAGACGAGGAAATAATAGATAAATTGTTGAAAGAAACTGACCCACAAAAAATCATTGAGCTTTTTAATTCAGAATCTGAAGCATATTAA